The following are from one region of the Streptomyces fradiae genome:
- a CDS encoding FHA domain-containing protein, with the protein MPPRLVGHQGSLAGQQFPIGTTAVTLGRNNENSIAISGGNVSRFHAEVRREGHGFVLYDRGSSNGTRVNGTRVTSHELQPGDLIEIGTETFRFEAADALETILDLSVLRPLATPEKAPAAGPVLRVTISGGGPVGLSFALLLEDLMGPRVAITVYDGRWTRDGAKVVWMSEGQGNVRRQQVVTVQSRQYLNLPEEVQERLFRGDAFSEMWPVGPDSIRDRNPRNMRIAYIEDTLLEMANEKPDRIQLIPAAFDPVEYEETAAEGHVLAICEGGRSRTREHFADKFGNADTSIYSLRGQHIQDVVLGLRVKSTLTDPMTVLLTVAQNRFLLNSLRGEGFLNMRLTDAEAAEVVGIDPVRHVFEECIASRPCVMGRDDHGDFQCSTHSTLFLPAMVRGSALWKRVLEGLALFGVAERDLSAVTAFRLDMVQRPRFTTRLHPATATTPGTYGFLLGDAANAIHFWPGRGLNSGLGSAISLARSLNGAWRGRPFRDADFARHEAAMSMLQYRHKSRAWNTMITTDENGVSRAIKEKIAQSIEETEGTEGKDGKDLDRTADIEAFLQRMGEIRARLAPRVPGMPDDATLRNHLETLGSATLRTLLDSGAWDTLIVGGEEVDIDIFYRQDAQATSTARKSSATS; encoded by the coding sequence ATGCCTCCTCGGCTCGTTGGCCATCAAGGCTCTCTGGCTGGACAGCAGTTCCCGATCGGCACCACCGCGGTAACCCTGGGTCGAAACAACGAGAACAGCATCGCGATATCCGGGGGCAACGTCTCACGGTTCCACGCCGAAGTGCGCCGCGAGGGTCACGGTTTCGTGCTGTACGACCGTGGCAGCAGTAATGGAACGCGGGTGAACGGGACGCGAGTGACCTCGCACGAGCTGCAGCCCGGAGATCTCATCGAGATCGGAACCGAGACGTTCCGTTTCGAGGCGGCCGACGCGCTGGAGACCATCCTCGACCTCTCCGTGCTGCGGCCGCTCGCCACTCCCGAGAAGGCGCCGGCCGCGGGCCCGGTGCTGCGCGTCACGATTTCGGGCGGCGGTCCCGTCGGGCTGAGTTTCGCGCTGCTCCTGGAAGACCTCATGGGGCCTCGCGTGGCCATCACCGTGTACGACGGGCGGTGGACCCGGGACGGCGCGAAGGTCGTCTGGATGAGCGAGGGGCAGGGCAACGTCCGGCGGCAGCAGGTCGTCACGGTGCAGAGCCGGCAGTATCTGAACCTCCCCGAGGAGGTGCAGGAAAGGCTGTTCCGCGGCGACGCGTTCTCCGAGATGTGGCCGGTCGGCCCCGACTCCATCCGCGACCGCAATCCCCGGAACATGCGGATCGCCTACATCGAGGACACCCTCCTCGAAATGGCCAACGAGAAGCCTGACCGCATCCAGCTGATTCCCGCCGCATTCGATCCGGTCGAATACGAGGAGACGGCGGCCGAGGGTCATGTGCTCGCCATCTGCGAGGGCGGCCGTTCCCGGACCCGCGAGCATTTCGCCGACAAGTTCGGCAACGCCGACACGTCCATCTATTCGCTGCGCGGTCAACACATTCAGGATGTCGTCCTGGGTCTGCGCGTCAAGTCCACCCTGACGGATCCCATGACCGTGCTGCTGACCGTGGCGCAGAACCGCTTTCTCCTCAACTCCCTCCGTGGCGAGGGATTCCTGAACATGCGTCTCACCGACGCCGAGGCCGCGGAAGTCGTCGGCATCGACCCGGTCCGGCATGTCTTCGAGGAGTGCATCGCCTCGCGCCCGTGCGTCATGGGGCGGGACGACCACGGCGACTTCCAGTGCTCGACGCACAGCACGCTCTTTCTGCCCGCCATGGTCAGGGGTTCGGCCCTGTGGAAGCGGGTGCTGGAGGGCCTCGCGCTCTTCGGTGTCGCCGAGCGGGACCTGAGCGCGGTCACCGCCTTCCGGCTCGACATGGTGCAGCGGCCCCGGTTCACCACCCGGCTGCACCCGGCCACCGCCACCACCCCGGGGACGTACGGGTTCCTGCTCGGCGACGCCGCCAACGCCATCCACTTCTGGCCCGGGCGCGGGCTCAACAGCGGTCTGGGCTCGGCCATCTCGCTCGCCCGGTCCCTCAACGGCGCGTGGAGGGGCCGGCCGTTCCGGGACGCGGACTTCGCCCGCCACGAGGCGGCCATGTCCATGCTCCAGTACCGGCACAAGAGCCGCGCCTGGAACACGATGATCACCACCGACGAGAACGGCGTCAGCCGCGCGATCAAGGAGAAGATCGCCCAGAGCATCGAGGAGACGGAAGGCACGGAGGGGAAGGACGGGAAGGACCTCGACCGGACCGCCGACATCGAGGCGTTCCTGCAGCGCATGGGCGAGATCCGGGCCCGGCTGGCGCCACGCGTCCCCGGCATGCCCGACGACGCGACGCTCCGGAACCACCTGGAGACGCTCGGCTCGGCCACCCTGCGCACGCTCCTGGACAGCGGGGCGTGGGACACCCTGATCGTCGGCGGCGAAGAGGTCGACATCGACATCTTCTACCGCCAGGACGCGCAGGCCACGAGCACCGCGCGAAAGTCCTCCGCCACGTCGTGA
- a CDS encoding pyridoxal 5'-phosphate synthase, protein MAERETGTETGHDASAVRDWLRGIEVFARPLPDFAPDEAPAEPSEPFLAWLTEAVKAGIPDPHAMTLSTVDEAGDPDARVLILKNVDASGFQFAMHGGSPKGVQLAGTPRAALTFYWAEFGRQVRIRGTVRPEPADRSATDFLARSATARAEALLGRQSRYLADPEERDRALRDSLARVDAEPELVDPAWTLCTVVPDTVEFWQAAATRLHTRLRYEREGAGWQRRRLWS, encoded by the coding sequence ATGGCGGAGAGGGAGACTGGGACGGAGACGGGGCACGACGCCTCCGCTGTGCGGGACTGGCTGCGCGGCATCGAGGTGTTCGCCCGGCCCTTGCCCGACTTCGCGCCGGACGAGGCACCGGCCGAGCCCTCGGAACCGTTCCTGGCCTGGCTGACCGAGGCCGTGAAGGCCGGCATCCCGGACCCGCACGCCATGACCCTGTCCACCGTGGACGAGGCCGGCGATCCCGACGCCCGGGTGCTCATCCTGAAGAACGTGGACGCCTCGGGCTTCCAGTTCGCGATGCACGGCGGCAGCCCCAAGGGCGTCCAGCTCGCCGGCACCCCGCGCGCCGCGCTCACCTTCTACTGGGCGGAGTTCGGCCGCCAGGTCCGTATCCGCGGCACGGTACGGCCCGAGCCCGCCGACCGCTCGGCCACCGACTTCCTCGCCCGCTCGGCCACCGCCAGGGCCGAGGCCCTGCTCGGCCGCCAGAGCCGCTACCTCGCCGACCCGGAGGAACGCGACCGTGCCCTGCGCGACAGCCTCGCCAGGGTCGACGCGGAGCCGGAGCTCGTCGACCCCGCCTGGACGCTCTGCACCGTCGTCCCGGACACCGTCGAGTTCTGGCAGGCCGCCGCCACCCGCCTCCACACCCGGCTGCGGTACGAGCGGGAGGGCGCCGGCTGGCAGCGCCGCCGGCTCTGGTCCTGA
- the modA gene encoding molybdate ABC transporter substrate-binding protein: MSLTPVRRRTAAAALAATLLVPLAACSASDGTAKDADGSTASGSAGAAHRANLTVLAAASLTDVFKTAGAAYEKAHPGTKLTFSFAGSQELVAQVSQGSPADVLVTADAKSMDKVRADTGTPAIIAKNRLVIATGEGNPLKVDELKDLADPKLKVVLAAPEVPAGKYSQQILDKQKITVKPVSQEPSVRAVLSKVELGEADAGLVYKTDAASAADKVDAVEIPDAQNAVAQYPAATLKDSENTEAAAAFVAWLSSPEGQKILQDAGFQKP, encoded by the coding sequence ATGTCCCTCACCCCCGTCAGACGCCGTACGGCTGCCGCCGCCCTCGCCGCGACCCTCCTTGTGCCGCTCGCGGCCTGCTCGGCGAGCGACGGCACCGCGAAGGACGCCGACGGGTCCACGGCCTCCGGCTCCGCGGGCGCCGCGCACCGGGCGAACCTGACCGTCCTCGCGGCCGCGTCCCTGACGGACGTGTTCAAGACGGCGGGCGCGGCGTACGAGAAGGCGCACCCGGGTACGAAGCTCACGTTCTCCTTCGCCGGGTCGCAGGAGCTCGTCGCCCAGGTGTCGCAGGGCTCGCCCGCCGACGTGCTGGTCACCGCGGACGCCAAGAGCATGGACAAGGTGAGGGCCGACACCGGCACGCCCGCGATCATCGCCAAGAACCGGCTGGTCATCGCCACCGGCGAGGGCAACCCGCTCAAGGTCGACGAGCTGAAGGACCTCGCCGACCCCAAGCTCAAGGTGGTCCTCGCGGCCCCCGAGGTGCCCGCCGGCAAGTACAGCCAGCAGATCCTCGACAAGCAGAAGATCACGGTGAAGCCGGTCTCCCAGGAGCCCAGCGTGCGCGCCGTGCTGAGCAAGGTCGAGCTGGGCGAGGCGGACGCCGGACTCGTCTACAAGACGGACGCCGCGAGCGCCGCCGACAAGGTCGACGCCGTCGAGATCCCCGACGCGCAGAACGCCGTCGCCCAGTACCCGGCCGCCACCCTCAAGGACTCCGAGAACACCGAGGCCGCGGCCGCGTTCGTCGCCTGGCTGTCCTCGCCCGAGGGCCAGAAGATCCTCCAGGACGCCGGCTTCCAGAAGCCGTGA
- a CDS encoding transposase family protein: protein MFVDRLLATLVHLRHGVTHDVLACWFAVDRSTITRAIGEIRPLLAERGCTISPGVRLRTLAEVIDHLGASGQTGIIDGTEIRVRRPAAGHKDRDVFISGKNKQNAVKTMVLTDQNGRVLFSSPARPGSCADITHARQLGLVKLLAEGPVVEVLADAGYQGLGAQAGGRVVTPPHRKFKKDAPDWYEEMYERQRKAHSSRRIRVEHGIAHLKNWRALARHLGRREHISDTVQAVAGLLSHQQTADLDPRRQR, encoded by the coding sequence ATGTTCGTCGACCGGCTCCTGGCCACGCTCGTGCACCTTCGCCACGGGGTCACCCACGATGTGCTGGCCTGCTGGTTCGCAGTCGACCGCTCCACCATCACCCGGGCCATCGGTGAGATACGACCCCTGCTCGCCGAGCGAGGGTGCACGATCAGCCCCGGCGTCCGGCTCCGGACGCTGGCCGAAGTCATCGACCACCTCGGCGCCAGTGGGCAGACCGGCATCATCGACGGCACCGAGATCCGGGTCCGTCGGCCGGCCGCTGGACACAAGGACCGCGACGTGTTCATCTCCGGGAAGAACAAGCAGAACGCCGTCAAAACCATGGTCCTCACCGACCAGAACGGAAGGGTCCTCTTCAGCAGCCCCGCCAGACCAGGCAGCTGCGCGGACATCACCCACGCCCGCCAGTTAGGGCTGGTCAAGCTCCTGGCCGAGGGGCCCGTGGTCGAGGTCCTTGCCGATGCCGGCTACCAGGGGCTCGGCGCCCAGGCCGGCGGACGCGTGGTGACGCCACCGCACCGGAAGTTCAAGAAGGACGCCCCGGACTGGTACGAGGAGATGTACGAACGACAGCGCAAGGCGCACTCCTCACGCCGCATCCGGGTCGAGCACGGCATCGCCCACCTCAAGAACTGGCGGGCTCTCGCCCGCCACCTCGGCCGTCGCGAGCACATCAGCGACACCGTCCAGGCCGTCGCCGGCCTACTGTCCCACCAGCAGACCGCGGACCTGGACCCCCGACGACAGAGGTGA
- a CDS encoding LLM class flavin-dependent oxidoreductase, which yields MSELRFHWCSPLESGQKKASGQYDAGSLDFDGIVSFVKEAEEIGVDSLLMAISYHMPDPLPMLGALSHLTDRINLLLAYRPGLLSPTLFTQVVNTVSWMSDNRINLNIVAGISPKEQAYYGDFLDHDARYERANEFLEIMHGLWGNDGPLTYEGRHYRVEEAQLGLGYKGGGRPRVYLSGASGVAQRTAVKYGDCWLRYADTPEEIAKAAEPVLAEGCAVGLRMQVLARSTREEALAQVAEMMREPDEKQRRFIAEFMTNVDSEAVKNSFRLADASGDDWLSPYLWSGAVAYRGGPALCIVGSYEEVADYIMEYKAVGVSEFIFSGWPSREEMRIFYRHVLPLVRQREAEAGGAGQSDAAGAVN from the coding sequence GTGAGCGAGTTGAGGTTCCATTGGTGCTCTCCTCTGGAGAGCGGTCAGAAGAAAGCTTCCGGGCAGTACGACGCGGGAAGCCTCGACTTCGACGGCATCGTGTCGTTCGTCAAGGAGGCGGAGGAGATCGGTGTCGATTCCCTTCTGATGGCGATCAGTTACCACATGCCCGACCCGCTGCCGATGCTCGGTGCGCTGTCGCACCTGACGGACCGGATCAACCTGCTTCTGGCGTACCGTCCGGGCCTGCTGTCGCCGACGCTGTTCACTCAGGTGGTCAACACGGTCTCGTGGATGTCGGACAACCGCATCAACCTGAACATCGTGGCGGGCATCTCCCCTAAGGAGCAGGCATACTACGGCGATTTCCTGGACCACGACGCACGCTATGAACGTGCTAATGAATTCCTGGAAATCATGCATGGCCTCTGGGGGAACGACGGCCCGCTGACCTATGAGGGACGGCACTACCGCGTCGAAGAGGCGCAGCTGGGCCTCGGTTACAAGGGCGGCGGCAGGCCCCGCGTCTACCTCAGCGGCGCCTCGGGCGTGGCCCAGCGGACGGCCGTGAAGTACGGCGACTGCTGGCTGCGGTACGCCGACACGCCCGAGGAGATCGCGAAGGCTGCGGAGCCGGTATTGGCGGAGGGGTGTGCTGTGGGCCTGCGTATGCAGGTCCTGGCCCGTTCGACCAGGGAAGAGGCGCTCGCACAGGTCGCGGAGATGATGCGCGAGCCCGACGAGAAGCAGCGCAGGTTCATCGCCGAGTTCATGACCAACGTGGATTCGGAGGCGGTGAAGAACTCCTTCCGCCTCGCGGACGCCTCCGGTGACGACTGGCTGTCGCCCTACCTCTGGTCCGGTGCCGTCGCCTACCGGGGCGGCCCGGCGCTGTGCATCGTCGGCAGCTACGAGGAGGTCGCCGACTACATCATGGAGTACAAGGCCGTGGGCGTCAGCGAGTTCATCTTCTCGGGCTGGCCGTCGCGCGAGGAGATGCGCATCTTCTACCGGCACGTTTTGCCGCTGGTCCGGCAGCGCGAGGCCGAGGCTGGCGGTGCCGGGCAGTCCGATGCCGCCGGCGCGGTGAACTGA
- a CDS encoding MFS transporter produces MVHPARERAQFVLFATGVLLGLVAEQVVMFSVPLLIFQDTENISVLGISFALEWLPGLLAFPFAGLIADRDGGPRLFSRVNAGRAIVLVLVLTVCATLPSATVPALMAGAVFMSLLMAPIRLSVEKAVLLLAKGEKVARTQSLVQNMELLAMAVGPALAVLGSAYIGKLWLLCVAAALCAVAALCWLPLPRGERQLNPGSVAKTVGELRLGWSLLIHNRPVVLLVSINFSINLAFATALSVNAAVVTDIFKAPESSFALLNTLVGVTGLLNLMLVPTLLKRFEVKALGVFGFVLLSTSLLGLASAPSFVLYTVAYVAALMGVAYFNVYNRTQRVKVIPSSHLGKVMGPFYLLNTLSYPIGGLLIAFLGNSLGPQLLVGILAVLLALYGLVVLPLTIRGFNSAIAALEQERLLADVQGG; encoded by the coding sequence ATGGTGCATCCGGCGCGCGAGCGCGCGCAATTCGTGCTCTTCGCCACAGGCGTGCTGCTCGGCCTGGTCGCCGAGCAGGTCGTCATGTTCAGCGTGCCGCTGCTGATCTTCCAGGACACCGAGAACATCTCCGTACTGGGTATCTCCTTCGCCCTGGAGTGGCTGCCCGGTCTGCTCGCCTTCCCCTTCGCGGGGCTGATCGCCGACCGGGACGGTGGGCCCCGGCTCTTCTCCCGGGTCAACGCGGGGCGCGCCATCGTGCTCGTGCTCGTGCTGACGGTCTGCGCCACGCTGCCGTCCGCGACCGTCCCGGCATTGATGGCCGGCGCGGTGTTCATGTCGCTGCTGATGGCGCCGATCCGGTTGTCGGTGGAGAAGGCGGTGCTGCTCCTGGCCAAGGGAGAGAAGGTAGCCCGCACGCAGTCGCTGGTGCAGAACATGGAACTGCTGGCCATGGCCGTGGGCCCGGCACTGGCCGTGCTCGGGTCGGCGTACATCGGCAAGCTGTGGCTGCTGTGTGTCGCCGCGGCACTCTGCGCGGTGGCGGCCCTGTGCTGGCTGCCGCTGCCGAGGGGCGAGCGTCAGCTCAACCCCGGCAGCGTGGCCAAGACCGTGGGCGAGCTGCGCCTGGGCTGGTCGCTGCTGATCCACAACAGGCCGGTCGTTCTGCTGGTCAGCATCAACTTCTCCATCAACCTGGCCTTCGCCACGGCGCTCAGCGTCAACGCGGCCGTCGTCACCGACATCTTCAAGGCACCCGAGTCCTCCTTCGCCCTGCTCAACACGCTGGTGGGCGTCACGGGTCTGCTGAACCTGATGCTGGTGCCCACCCTGCTGAAACGGTTCGAGGTCAAGGCCCTGGGCGTGTTCGGTTTCGTACTGCTCAGCACCTCGCTGCTGGGGCTGGCCTCCGCACCGTCCTTCGTGCTGTACACGGTGGCCTACGTGGCGGCGCTGATGGGCGTGGCGTACTTCAACGTCTACAACCGCACGCAGCGAGTCAAGGTCATCCCGTCGAGCCATCTGGGCAAGGTAATGGGCCCCTTCTACCTGCTCAATACCTTGTCGTACCCCATCGGTGGCCTGCTGATCGCCTTCCTGGGCAACAGCCTGGGTCCGCAGCTGCTCGTCGGGATCCTGGCGGTGCTGCTCGCCCTGTACGGCCTGGTGGTCCTGCCGCTGACCATCCGCGGGTTCAACTCGGCCATCGCCGCGCTGGAGCAGGAGCGACTGCTCGCGGACGTCCAGGGCGGCTGA
- a CDS encoding acetyl-CoA carboxylase biotin carboxylase subunit family protein, producing the protein MHIVIVNRWPRFTEGVRWDHELTRYEEFIDHEAHQVSYVVDRVGATGVLAGRERIASMVEVDDISSYDHLRAAVTEVTERVGRPVDQIITLSEFTLDAVARVRQSLGIPGPGPDEVAVYRNKVRMKEILAEAGLRVPHFAGCENVEQTLAFAETTGYPLIVKPVDGAGSIGVHLIQDEKALRGLWETREPGGYEIEEFITGTVHHVDGFADEDGTIVFQVVSRYLNDCLSFEGGAPLGSVVVQRGRLRERIEEFTQSCVSALGMRGLPFHMELFVTGTEELVFLEVAGRIGGAEVPYVIHKLFGVNLFEVWLKSLVGEPLPPTPKNGDPSGGWVIIPKPRVLPAEVVSSVPMSSMVDSVWRELVPQPGDVIDGSGGYDSLQSGRGIVVHDSEAQAEADLRRLMDDFRVEFAQR; encoded by the coding sequence GTGCACATCGTCATCGTCAACCGGTGGCCCAGGTTCACCGAAGGCGTGCGCTGGGACCATGAGCTCACCCGGTACGAGGAGTTCATCGACCACGAGGCCCACCAGGTCAGCTATGTGGTGGACCGGGTCGGCGCCACCGGCGTCCTGGCCGGGCGCGAGCGGATCGCCTCGATGGTCGAAGTGGACGACATCAGCTCCTACGACCACCTGCGCGCCGCGGTGACGGAGGTGACGGAGCGGGTCGGTCGCCCGGTGGACCAGATCATCACGCTGTCCGAGTTCACGCTCGACGCGGTGGCCCGCGTCCGGCAGTCTCTGGGCATCCCCGGTCCCGGTCCCGACGAGGTGGCCGTCTACCGCAACAAGGTGCGGATGAAGGAAATCCTCGCGGAAGCCGGGCTGCGGGTGCCGCACTTCGCCGGCTGCGAGAACGTCGAGCAGACGCTGGCCTTCGCGGAGACGACCGGCTACCCCCTGATCGTCAAGCCGGTGGATGGCGCGGGCAGCATCGGCGTGCACCTGATCCAGGACGAGAAGGCCCTGCGCGGCCTGTGGGAGACGCGGGAGCCGGGCGGCTACGAGATCGAGGAGTTCATCACCGGCACCGTCCACCACGTCGACGGCTTTGCCGACGAGGACGGCACGATCGTCTTCCAGGTGGTTTCGCGCTACCTGAACGACTGTCTGTCCTTCGAAGGCGGCGCCCCGCTGGGGTCGGTCGTCGTCCAGCGGGGACGGCTCCGAGAGCGGATCGAGGAGTTCACGCAGAGCTGCGTCTCGGCGCTCGGCATGCGCGGATTGCCCTTCCACATGGAGCTCTTCGTCACCGGGACCGAGGAGCTGGTCTTCCTTGAAGTGGCCGGCCGGATCGGCGGCGCCGAGGTGCCATACGTCATTCACAAGCTGTTCGGCGTGAACCTCTTCGAGGTATGGCTGAAGTCCCTGGTGGGCGAACCCCTTCCGCCGACCCCGAAGAACGGCGACCCGTCCGGCGGCTGGGTGATCATCCCCAAGCCGCGCGTGCTGCCTGCTGAGGTGGTCTCGTCGGTGCCGATGAGCAGCATGGTCGACTCCGTGTGGCGGGAACTCGTCCCCCAGCCCGGTGACGTGATCGACGGGAGCGGTGGATACGACAGCCTGCAGAGTGGGCGCGGCATCGTGGTGCACGACTCCGAGGCACAGGCCGAAGCCGATCTGCGCCGCCTTATGGACGACTTCCGCGTCGAGTTCGCCCAGCGTTAG
- a CDS encoding ATP-grasp domain-containing protein: MIDRPLVALVYQRPGMPWMFEGARRAGVDVVLIHRPNPRPDEALPAQLPPAVVRTLPLDIFGDEAGALAAIEALHGERPLAAIVTALDVAVPFTARAARMLGLPGLSEETSFAVRDKREMRRRLEQAGLNTPAYVGLSGPEDWKVAADLVFPVVVKPAGGFTSLGVTRVDSAEDLETTVRSVWEVCERYLGYGGSSVQFEGLVVEEYLDGDEYCIESLSYQGQVKIHTIGYKGRPEGPYFEEKVYRAPAPLSPEVEWSIIEQITGAHAALGVTDGPTHSELRLRGDDAYLLEMGARVGASGASHHIVESVTGADFTGDTFRIAMGREPLGWNDPVWHRGTGAMYFVPVGGSGRITEIAGLSEAAADPRVDRIVQLLHPGDRILPYPEYSGYPGFVFSRHDSYEDAEQFHDALDESVVIHYE; this comes from the coding sequence GTGATCGACCGTCCTCTTGTGGCCCTGGTGTACCAGCGGCCGGGCATGCCGTGGATGTTCGAAGGCGCCCGGCGGGCGGGGGTGGACGTCGTCCTCATCCACCGGCCGAACCCGCGTCCCGACGAGGCCTTGCCCGCGCAGCTTCCTCCCGCCGTCGTCCGGACCCTCCCCCTGGACATCTTCGGCGACGAGGCCGGGGCACTTGCCGCCATCGAAGCGCTGCACGGCGAGCGGCCGCTGGCCGCGATCGTCACTGCGCTCGACGTAGCCGTGCCGTTCACGGCCAGGGCGGCCCGCATGCTGGGCCTCCCGGGCCTGAGCGAGGAGACCTCCTTCGCGGTGCGCGACAAGCGCGAGATGCGCCGCCGTCTGGAGCAGGCCGGTCTCAACACCCCTGCCTACGTGGGCCTGTCCGGCCCCGAGGACTGGAAGGTCGCGGCAGACCTCGTCTTCCCGGTCGTGGTCAAGCCCGCTGGCGGCTTCACCAGCCTTGGCGTCACCAGGGTCGACTCCGCGGAGGACCTCGAGACCACGGTGAGGTCCGTGTGGGAGGTCTGCGAGCGCTACCTCGGCTACGGAGGGAGCTCCGTCCAGTTCGAGGGCCTCGTGGTGGAGGAGTACCTCGACGGTGACGAGTACTGCATCGAGTCGCTGTCCTACCAGGGCCAGGTGAAGATCCACACGATCGGCTACAAGGGCCGCCCCGAGGGTCCTTACTTCGAGGAGAAGGTCTACCGCGCCCCGGCTCCGCTGTCCCCGGAGGTCGAGTGGTCCATCATCGAGCAGATCACCGGCGCCCACGCCGCCCTCGGCGTCACCGACGGCCCCACCCACTCCGAACTGCGCCTGCGCGGGGACGATGCCTACCTGCTCGAGATGGGCGCGCGGGTGGGCGCTTCCGGTGCCTCCCACCACATCGTGGAGTCGGTGACCGGAGCCGACTTCACCGGCGACACGTTCCGCATCGCCATGGGCCGGGAGCCCCTGGGCTGGAACGATCCCGTATGGCACCGGGGCACCGGAGCCATGTACTTCGTCCCCGTCGGCGGATCCGGCCGCATCACGGAGATCGCCGGCCTGTCCGAGGCCGCCGCCGACCCCAGGGTCGACCGCATCGTCCAGCTTCTGCACCCGGGCGACCGGATCCTCCCGTACCCCGAGTACTCGGGCTACCCCGGCTTCGTCTTCTCCCGCCACGACTCGTACGAGGACGCCGAGCAGTTCCACGACGCGCTCGACGAGTCCGTGGTCATCCACTACGAGTAA
- a CDS encoding flavin reductase family protein yields the protein MTTSAAALSPPAAGSAAKTPLRRVLGKFATGVAVIASQSDQGPVGVLVNSFTSVSLTPPTVLFCISTGSRTWPYIEKSGSFAASFLADGQRAAAERFWRSDHDRFAGSPVTTATTGAPVLSEALGYVDCRVSDILTRDDHYVVLGEVVDAGVLNAGRPLLFFEGAWNTSQDPAA from the coding sequence ATGACGACAAGTGCCGCGGCCTTGTCCCCTCCGGCAGCCGGCAGCGCTGCCAAGACGCCCCTGCGCCGTGTCCTGGGCAAGTTCGCCACCGGGGTCGCGGTGATCGCCTCCCAGAGCGACCAGGGTCCCGTGGGCGTCCTGGTCAACTCGTTCACCTCCGTGTCCCTCACACCGCCGACGGTGCTCTTCTGCATCAGCACCGGGTCCCGCACCTGGCCGTACATCGAGAAGTCCGGCTCCTTCGCCGCCAGCTTCCTCGCCGACGGGCAGCGGGCGGCGGCCGAGCGGTTCTGGCGCTCCGACCACGACCGGTTCGCCGGATCACCGGTGACGACCGCCACGACCGGCGCCCCGGTGCTGTCCGAGGCGCTGGGCTACGTCGACTGCCGGGTGTCGGACATCCTGACCCGCGACGACCACTATGTCGTGCTCGGCGAGGTCGTGGACGCCGGGGTGCTGAACGCCGGCCGGCCCCTGCTCTTCTTCGAGGGCGCCTGGAACACGTCACAGGACCCCGCCGCATGA